atcacGTGGCCTTATTGGAATCTGACTCCAGTTAATTATTAGTATTTGATcaataaattagttgacaattaattcaataatcaattcatctgATTAATTGGGAAGGAACAGGATTCCACAGGTTCCAACAGTTCATTGAATTTTACTCTttcaataaaagcaaacaaGTAAAGAAAATAGATCAGAGGCTGGATGTTAATCCAAAAGAAACTTTAATATAAGTGTGAGAAGAAAAATACGTGGCAGGAAAACAAGGCAAAGAAaggcatcatcatcatcatcatcacttttACCAGGCCTAACTGTAGATGTGCTTCAAGCTCGCTCCATACAAAACTAACCAAACAGAAACTTCTCAATATTTTCATCTTAGTATATTACAACTGTTAGtcttacatttgtaaaaaacaaactacaaaataaaaaatattttgcaaattcaaatttaattatttactgaCTTTGTTTCTTTACTCAATAATatacacaaccacacacacacacatatatacatatcTTCAACAGAACTgtgaagagaaagagaaaacggGGTGATTAGAGTTCGCCTAATTAACTGCACCTACAAGTTGGTGcagttaaagttaaataaaaccagagaCATCGGTTCTAAAATTACTGCCAACCAGCTCCGATTTCAGTCactttggaaatttctgagtctCAAAACTTACAACTTTTGGAACTCGAATTACTAAAGTTTGTCaagaaaatttttaattttcttgaaaCTGCTAAgacagttatatatatatataaactatatttggtgtttgaactgttCAAACAGGCAGTTAGAGTTTTGAGAGGAAGTCTCGGATAGTTGCAGATTTTACTGGAGGTTCACTGTGTGCTGAAGTTTGTGATAACGCAGCAAATGTCAGGCACTGAACAGAAATTTTTCTAATACACATTCATGTAATGTGGTTATGACATTTCCTTAATGTTTTTGCCTTCATTTTGTAATAGAAAATGTtgagaaatgttgattttcttgcAGAAGACTCTCCATGTCGTCTAAGAACATTCAGGTAGAACTAGAATAACGCTGATGACCTGCAGGTTAGGAGTGATTATCTCAGATTTAATACGCTGaactaattaaaacaatttcactCAGAAGAAGCAGTTCTGTGAAGCTCTGAGACTCAGAAGTGAAACTCAACCTTTGCAGTCTCAACCGCTTAAGAGATGCACTAAAAAAACTGTGACAAACTGTCCAACTATAACATTAACATCCAGCTGGTGGGTTATTTCAATTCCTAAAAATCGgctttttgatcatttctatcGGAGGATCAGTGAGTGAAATCAGTCAGCTCACCTCGACCCAGAGCCAGCAGCTAAATAAGGGAGGGATGAAGGACTGGAAAAGAAAGGAAGCACTAATATGGAGGGAAAGGTGGAGAGACTGAGGGGGGCGAAAGGGAAAGTGAAGAGGTCGGAGACGTAAGCAGGAGGGAGAAGGACGAGTCGATGAAactgaagaagaaggaggaaggaGGGGCGGTGGGGGGAAACAATGGAAAAAGTCTGAGGAGAAAACAGGAACAGAGGACATGAAGAGAAAgatgaaagagagaaacatgAAGGTGAGTGAAGAGGAAGAAACGTGAGCTCAGTCTCTGCTGCCACCTTGTGGTAAAACATCAAACTGCCCTCAGAGGATGTTGAAGCGACCCGCGAGAGAAAACCCAACGTCTCCTCACCTTCCATCGGTTGCCGCAGCCGTTACACAGAACGAAGGTGGTCATGGGTTCGTCGGCGCTGCGGGTCTGGACCTGGAAACAAACCGGACCAACGGATGAAAGCAGAACGCAGCCTGGGGTTCCTCCAGGGCGGACTCTGGTTCTGTACCTGCGTGTACGTGCAGTTCTTGCCGTGACACTTGCTGCAGATGAACATGTCTGTCTCGGTTCCTCCGACCTTAGACAGCTGGTGTTCTCTGATGGACTCTTTGGTCAGAGCCTCTCTGATCTGCTTCAGCTCTGCGCTCGCCATCTCCTGGAATCACACCCACAACAACAGCCGTCTCCCACGGTTACCAGCTGACACTGAACCCATCAGCGTCTGCAGTCTGCCGGACTCACCTCAGCCGTCATGGAGGCGATGCGTTCAGGTGCGATGCTCCCACACAGGACGTTGCGTCTCAGCTCCGGGTTCTTCTGGTCCTTCAGGTTGGAGATGCGGCTCCGCAGGCGCGTCTTGTACTTCATGTCTGTGGATTTGAACTCCTGAAATATCCGTGAGGACAGTTAACTGTCAAGGACTAAAACACATCTACACTGAGAAGGAATGGGGACGATGTCTGCAGCGTTTAAACTCTTTGTATCCAGAATGCGTGGGGTCTGCTGAGATGTTAGGTCTAGGTCTGTACAATTCCTGAACGGAAGGAAGCTCAGCCCTGATGATCCTCTGCAGATATTATCGATGATTGGTATGAAACCAGTAACAGAAAACCAACTACAGGGAGAACCAATAAGATTAATCAGATATCAAAAAGAAATGCTTCAGAAACGTTTAAATAAAAGTATCAGCACTGACTAGCAGAAAGCGAAACACTTCTATAAaggcaaatacattttttttagttccaGTCTGGACTGTTTAAACATGTGTCAACAGAATATCAATAAGGAAAGAAACTAAAACCGTCTCAGCATCAAGTCTCATCCCAGCAGGTCTCAGGTAGAGAGTTAAATATGATTATTCCACAATTAGGAAGTCACAGCATGTAGGATTAGAAAACCAGGAGTCGCTCTACTTATGAACTCTCCTCTtgtgccccctgctggttgtTCCAGACATACCAGCTCCTTGCAAACTGAATTATTCACCCAAAACAGGATGGACCATACTTAGTTTAGCACTGGATCCatctaaactaaaaaaaatttaattgtggCTTAAGAAActgaagatttaaaatgttgctgtgGTCTAATCAAAGTCCTGATTGATAAAAACTACCTTTTATCATATTTTGGGTCAGATTTATGTTCAGCTCAGTCAGAACTGCCCCATCCTGCACGGCACTCATATAAACACTCAtgtttaattagaaaataactgaataaaaaggagaaatttCTAATTTTTGGTTCTATAATATGAATTAAATGTGAAGGATATGTTCCTCAATTTGTGCTGCCAGATGTTCACAGTCAACTCCAGCGGCCTTGAAGTCATCTGAAACACACAACatggttttttattattattatttcatcagggactgacaaaaacatttttagagagGGGTCAAGTAAAACCAATTAACCAATTAACCAATTTAGGAAGAGAGCAGGTAACAAGAAATTAAGCAACGTAGCAAATAACTCAGGGATTAAAGTCGAGGTTTAACTCAGATTAAAGATGTTCTCACCTCCAGTCTGCAGAGCCGCCACCAGCAGCTCTCGACTCTTGGTCCGCACGTTGTCCGTAGTAACGGGGGTGGGGGGGAACGAGGTGAACCGGTGCGGGACGGTCGGGGTCTCCACAGACTTCTCACTGCTATGAAATGATGAGATAAAACATGGCTGCTATGAAACAGAGACAACTTTCAGGACTCTACTAAGACAACTATAAGATATAATCTGTAATTTAGTTTCATCACCACAGACAGTAACTCTGAATAACTGTAACCaaaggcagcatcatgctggtcAGAACCTCTTCTCAGTGGAGCCAGAGTCCTTGGAGGTAGACGTCGACCTCACAAGAGAGccttccttcttcttctcatcAGGCTTCCCTTCTGCACCatctgcagacagaaaacacacacacacacacacacacacacacacaccaacatgaaCACAAGAATAACATT
This genomic window from Xiphophorus couchianus chromosome 24, X_couchianus-1.0, whole genome shotgun sequence contains:
- the tcea2 gene encoding transcription elongation factor A protein 2 isoform X2, with the protein product MAKTQEVERIAKKLDKMVHKKNTDGALDLLRELKNMKMSLETLQSTRVGMSVNAVRKQSSDEEVQTLAKTLIKSWKKLLDGAEGKPDEKKKEGSLVRSTSTSKDSGSTEKSEKSVETPTVPHRFTSFPPTPVTTDNVRTKSRELLVAALQTGDDFKAAGVDCEHLAAQIEERIFQEFKSTDMKYKTRLRSRISNLKDQKNPELRRNVLCGSIAPERIASMTAEEMASAELKQIREALTKESIREHQLSKVGGTETDMFICSKCHGKNCTYTQVQTRSADEPMTTFVLCNGCGNRWKTFSIVSPHRPSFLLLLQFHRLVLLPPAYVSDLFTFPFAPLSLSTFPSILVLPFFSSPSSLPYLAAGSGSR
- the tcea2 gene encoding transcription elongation factor A protein 2 isoform X5; the protein is MAKTQEVERIAKKLDKMVHKKNTDGALDLLRELKNMKMSLETLQSTRVGMSVNAVRKQSSDEEVQTLAKTLIKSWKKLLDGAEGKPDEKKKEGSLVRSTSTSKDSGSTEKSSEKSVETPTVPHRFTSFPPTPVTTDNVRTKSRELLVAALQTGDDFKAAGVDCEHLAAQIEERIFQEFKSTDMKYKTRLRSRISNLKDQKNPELRRNVLCGSIAPERIASMTAEEMASAELKQIREALTKESIREHQLSKVGGTETDMFICSKCHGKNCTYTQVQTRSADEPMTTFVLCNGCGNRWKFC
- the tcea2 gene encoding transcription elongation factor A protein 2 isoform X3 — protein: MAKTQEVERIAKKLDKMVHKKNTDGALDLLRELKNMKMSLETLQSTRVGMSVNAVRKQSSDEEVQTLAKTLIKSWKKLLDGAEGKPDEKKKEGSLVRSTSTSKDSGSTEKSSEKSVETPTVPHRFTSFPPTPVTTDNVRTKSRELLVAALQTGDDFKAAGVDCEHLAAQIEERIFQEFKSTDMKYKTRLRSRISNLKDQKNPELRRNVLCGSIAPERIASMTAEEMASAELKQIREALTKESIREHQLSKVGGTETDMFICSKCHGKNCTYTQVQNQSPPWRNPRLRSAFIRWSGLFPGPDPQRRRTHDHLRSV
- the tcea2 gene encoding transcription elongation factor A protein 2 isoform X1 → MAKTQEVERIAKKLDKMVHKKNTDGALDLLRELKNMKMSLETLQSTRVGMSVNAVRKQSSDEEVQTLAKTLIKSWKKLLDGAEGKPDEKKKEGSLVRSTSTSKDSGSTEKSSEKSVETPTVPHRFTSFPPTPVTTDNVRTKSRELLVAALQTGDDFKAAGVDCEHLAAQIEERIFQEFKSTDMKYKTRLRSRISNLKDQKNPELRRNVLCGSIAPERIASMTAEEMASAELKQIREALTKESIREHQLSKVGGTETDMFICSKCHGKNCTYTQVQTRSADEPMTTFVLCNGCGNRWKTFSIVSPHRPSFLLLLQFHRLVLLPPAYVSDLFTFPFAPLSLSTFPSILVLPFFSSPSSLPYLAAGSGSR
- the tcea2 gene encoding transcription elongation factor A protein 2 isoform X4 — encoded protein: MAKTQEVERIAKKLDKMVHKKNTDGALDLLRELKNMKMSLETLQSTRVGMSVNAVRKQSSDEEVQTLAKTLIKSWKKLLDGAEGKPDEKKKEGSLVRSTSTSKDSGSTEKSSEKSVETPTVPHRFTSFPPTPVTTDNVRTKSRELLVAALQTGDDFKAAGVDCEHLAAQIEERIFQEFKSTDMKYKTRLRSRISNLKDQKNPELRRNVLCGSIAPERIASMTAEEMASAELKQIREALTKESIREHQLSKVGGTETDMFICSKCHGKNCTYTQVQTRSADEPMTTFVLCNGCGNRWKEKAQ